The following proteins are encoded in a genomic region of Candidatus Aegiribacteria sp.:
- a CDS encoding ATP-binding protein — protein sequence MIPFKVDIFVTGRDFCGREADIRKLTEYIEPSFRILIAGERRTGKSSLIMETSRRMPVSPAQLLCSMNFRISWSYRVTNSSLPV from the coding sequence ATGATCCCTTTCAAAGTAGATATATTTGTAACCGGCAGGGACTTCTGCGGCAGGGAAGCAGATATCCGCAAGTTGACAGAGTACATAGAACCCTCCTTCAGAATACTCATCGCAGGAGAGAGAAGAACCGGCAAATCCTCACTTATCATGGAAACATCCAGAAGAATGCCGGTAAGCCCCGCACAATTGTTGTGTTCGATGAATTTCAGGATATCATGGAGTTACCGGGTCACGAACTCATCCTTGCCGGTATGA
- a CDS encoding AbrB/MazE/SpoVT family DNA-binding domain-containing protein has translation MRAHIIKIGNSRGLRIPKPILEQTGIVEDVELDVENDHIIIRPVSSPRAGWDTAFKTMSEQDDDKLLQVTEDISHSWDDEEWQW, from the coding sequence ATGAGAGCACATATAATAAAAATCGGTAATTCCAGAGGACTTCGTATACCAAAACCTATACTTGAGCAAACAGGAATAGTGGAAGACGTTGAGCTGGACGTAGAGAATGATCATATCATCATCCGTCCTGTTTCAAGTCCAAGAGCAGGCTGGGATACCGCTTTCAAAACAATGTCGGAACAGGATGATGACAAACTGTTGCAGGTTACCGAAGATATCTCACATTCCTGGGATGATGAAGAATGGCAATGGTAG
- a CDS encoding 6-bladed beta-propeller → MKTGKLIWIAFLSALALLACCDESGTDTSLVEDSYSQTEYDLIKTDSIGIDIGDSNYVFGMIVDATYLIDGRIALLDLLKRKVFVYSDNGEFLGSAGGDGEGPGEFISPYSITHLSDGGLAVSDIQQGKVVFFDSDLCYLRELNGFQFMAPDRIRCGPDGSITGRIHSYYYDEDAEEVFTGSEFCLWSDSVSPDITYQENYFPSSSDDRISYNFCSNSEGSLVCALSSKTEYALIGYTPEGDASFAINIPWEITYVTQEELDAARPYTVIPGPGSEATSAELSSNWVPDSLRSAATIIGIDGEDRLWVKSGKGETASPVFDLYRMSDGSFITSVKTTLPAIARYWSFRVSESGILGWDHNPADFTRVYILELVEKNQL, encoded by the coding sequence ATGAAAACTGGAAAACTGATCTGGATTGCTTTTCTTTCTGCTCTTGCTCTGTTAGCCTGTTGTGATGAATCAGGTACGGATACAAGCCTCGTCGAAGATAGCTACAGTCAGACTGAATATGATCTGATCAAGACAGACTCTATTGGAATTGATATTGGTGATTCCAACTATGTTTTCGGAATGATAGTCGATGCTACGTATCTTATTGATGGGCGCATTGCTCTGCTTGATCTCCTTAAGAGAAAAGTTTTTGTTTATTCTGATAACGGCGAATTCCTGGGAAGCGCCGGTGGTGATGGTGAAGGTCCGGGGGAATTCATCTCTCCCTATTCAATTACACATCTTTCTGATGGAGGATTGGCAGTATCGGATATTCAACAGGGGAAAGTTGTCTTCTTTGACTCGGATCTATGCTATCTGCGTGAACTGAACGGTTTCCAGTTCATGGCTCCTGATCGTATCCGCTGCGGCCCCGATGGTTCTATCACAGGACGAATACACAGCTATTACTATGATGAGGACGCCGAAGAGGTCTTCACCGGCAGTGAATTCTGCCTCTGGTCGGATTCAGTGTCACCGGATATTACGTACCAGGAGAATTATTTCCCAAGTTCATCAGATGACCGTATCAGTTACAACTTCTGCTCTAATTCGGAGGGCAGTTTAGTCTGCGCACTTTCGTCGAAAACCGAATACGCTCTTATCGGATATACTCCTGAAGGTGATGCCAGCTTTGCAATTAATATCCCTTGGGAAATTACATACGTAACGCAGGAAGAACTAGACGCGGCACGTCCGTACACTGTTATCCCGGGACCCGGCAGCGAAGCAACATCAGCGGAACTCAGTTCCAACTGGGTACCGGACTCATTACGCAGCGCAGCAACAATTATCGGCATTGACGGGGAAGACAGGCTGTGGGTCAAGTCAGGAAAGGGAGAAACCGCATCACCTGTTTTCGACCTTTACAGAATGAGCGATGGATCTTTTATAACCAGTGTTAAAACTACTCTTCCTGCTATTGCCAGATACTGGAGTTTCAGAGTATCTGAATCGGGGATACTTGGCTGGGATCATAATCCCGCTGACTTTACGCGAGTGTACATTCTTGAGCTTGTAGAGAAAAATCAACTGTAG
- a CDS encoding nucleotidyl transferase AbiEii/AbiGii toxin family protein, producing MKEELGRIVREAENDLSAWNRAREYLQARILGLLQETGVMIPLAFCGGTALRFLYSLPRFSEDLDFSLERKSSDFHLESSIERVAAGLAREGYDIELKSRSVSAIHGVMIKFPGLPFELGLSPHARQLLSIKVEVDTSPPEGAGLEVSVVRRFILLRLQHHDRSSLLAGKLHAIFVRNHAKGRDYYDLMWYMTDPDWPLPNMNLLRNALIQTGWKRERVLSMDVALELKEKFRTVNWKEIRRDVTPFLERPSESEFLTEDNMITLLEGFINRTRQ from the coding sequence ATGAAAGAAGAACTGGGCCGAATTGTCCGGGAGGCTGAAAATGATCTCTCTGCCTGGAACCGGGCACGGGAATATCTGCAGGCAAGGATACTCGGACTTCTTCAGGAAACCGGTGTCATGATTCCTCTGGCATTCTGCGGTGGCACCGCCCTCCGATTCCTTTACTCCCTGCCGAGATTCTCAGAGGATCTTGATTTTTCACTGGAAAGAAAGTCCTCCGACTTCCATCTTGAATCCTCTATTGAGCGGGTTGCTGCCGGTTTAGCCAGGGAAGGGTACGATATTGAGCTTAAGAGTAGATCTGTATCAGCCATTCATGGCGTCATGATTAAATTCCCGGGGCTTCCCTTCGAACTAGGCCTGTCTCCTCATGCCAGACAGCTGCTGTCTATCAAGGTTGAAGTGGATACCAGCCCGCCTGAAGGGGCTGGGCTGGAAGTAAGCGTGGTGCGGAGGTTCATTCTGCTCCGGTTGCAGCACCACGACAGATCATCACTGCTGGCAGGGAAACTGCATGCAATCTTTGTAAGAAATCATGCAAAGGGTCGCGATTACTACGACCTGATGTGGTATATGACCGACCCGGACTGGCCCCTGCCCAATATGAACCTTTTGCGTAATGCTCTGATTCAGACCGGATGGAAAAGGGAACGAGTTCTATCCATGGATGTTGCTCTGGAACTGAAGGAGAAATTCAGAACCGTCAACTGGAAAGAGATCAGAAGGGATGTAACTCCGTTCCTGGAGAGACCATCCGAATCCGAGTTTTTAACCGAAGATAATATGATAACCCTGCTGGAAGGATTCATTAACAGAACGCGGCAGTAA
- a CDS encoding type II toxin-antitoxin system PemK/MazF family toxin, protein MAMVANRFDVYLINLNHAIGSEIQKTKPFLIISPDEMNRHIRTVIVAPLTTAGRDYPTRVSCEFQKKKGQIVLDQIRTIDKTRLIKKLGSLNPETRLEVISVLQCLFAF, encoded by the coding sequence ATGGCAATGGTAGCAAATCGATTCGATGTATATCTGATAAATCTTAATCATGCTATAGGGTCTGAAATTCAGAAAACAAAACCCTTCTTGATTATTTCACCTGATGAAATGAATAGACATATCCGCACTGTTATTGTTGCACCGCTTACTACCGCTGGCAGAGATTATCCTACAAGAGTATCCTGCGAATTTCAAAAGAAAAAAGGACAGATCGTTTTAGATCAGATACGAACGATAGATAAAACAAGACTTATTAAAAAGCTTGGTTCTCTTAATCCAGAAACCCGGCTTGAGGTTATTTCTGTCTTACAGTGTCTATTTGCATTTTAA
- a CDS encoding HAD family hydrolase: protein MTRGVFFDLYGTLLVYGDMKKAWADWLHHFYISLRDLGLTLSEEEFAKECESFFGGIEPALSKQNLTVFEKRIKSLCATLGIEVCDCDVTSIADLIADKWQESIKLDPDAVPVLNELKEDGKILGLVSNFDHPPHVRKYLSEYGLDCLFETIIISGEVGVKKPDPDIFKPALAATGLIPSEVVYVGDADVDIDAANAAGMIPLLIKRQNTDRNSLDIDNDSPNAKISDISQTGKQCETISDLREILRLLPDV from the coding sequence ATGACACGCGGGGTTTTTTTCGACCTGTACGGGACGCTTCTTGTTTATGGAGATATGAAGAAAGCATGGGCAGACTGGCTGCATCACTTTTATATCTCGCTACGTGATCTTGGTCTTACACTGTCTGAAGAGGAATTCGCAAAGGAATGCGAGAGTTTTTTCGGCGGAATAGAACCTGCTCTTTCTAAGCAGAATCTGACAGTTTTCGAGAAACGCATCAAGTCTTTGTGTGCCACCCTTGGAATTGAAGTATGTGATTGTGATGTAACCTCTATTGCTGACCTTATTGCCGATAAATGGCAGGAATCAATTAAACTTGATCCTGATGCTGTTCCAGTATTGAACGAGCTGAAGGAAGATGGTAAGATCCTTGGACTGGTAAGTAATTTTGACCACCCTCCTCATGTACGAAAATATCTTTCAGAATATGGATTGGATTGTTTATTCGAAACCATCATCATTTCCGGAGAGGTCGGAGTGAAGAAGCCGGATCCGGATATTTTCAAACCTGCTTTAGCTGCGACGGGTCTGATTCCGTCTGAAGTGGTTTATGTGGGTGACGCAGATGTAGACATTGATGCCGCGAATGCCGCCGGGATGATACCTTTGCTGATTAAGAGACAGAACACAGACAGGAACAGCCTTGATATCGATAATGATTCCCCGAATGCAAAGATATCAGACATCAGTCAGACCGGAAAACAGTGTGAGACAATATCTGATTTGAGAGAAATACTTCGCCTGTTACCGGATGTATAA
- a CDS encoding class I SAM-dependent methyltransferase — protein sequence MKYYESHEDGYRRIKENNLSSWGEFCEQSETFENFYMKEYLVTVLDRIKPVSNSKVLDIGCGTGPVSCFLAQQGYSVDGFDISQTAIEIARIKAKDLDLDIHYSVDDICRISTIESDIYDIVIDTHCMHCITYDSDRHTALANVFRFLKKGGYFIVETMSIEDPSLWPLNGRIDEQGIVWHEVKEDYPYEKVRFEDKYWICTRRIMSASDLENELKQAGFMIEHSEIHEDSESEHMTDFRAICRKPVSD from the coding sequence ATGAAGTACTACGAAAGCCATGAAGATGGCTACAGAAGAATAAAGGAAAACAACTTATCCTCCTGGGGTGAATTCTGCGAACAATCAGAGACTTTCGAGAATTTCTATATGAAAGAATATCTGGTGACCGTACTGGACAGAATAAAGCCTGTATCCAATTCGAAAGTATTGGATATCGGATGCGGCACGGGACCAGTCTCCTGTTTTCTTGCTCAGCAAGGCTACAGCGTTGATGGTTTTGATATTTCACAGACCGCTATCGAGATTGCCCGGATAAAAGCAAAAGATCTTGATCTGGATATTCATTATTCCGTGGATGATATCTGTCGTATCTCTACAATCGAGTCTGACATTTACGATATTGTTATAGATACGCATTGCATGCACTGCATTACGTATGACTCGGACAGACATACCGCATTGGCAAATGTTTTCAGGTTTCTGAAAAAGGGTGGATATTTCATTGTAGAGACCATGAGTATTGAAGATCCTTCTCTGTGGCCTCTCAATGGACGAATCGATGAGCAGGGAATTGTCTGGCACGAGGTTAAAGAGGATTATCCTTATGAGAAAGTTAGATTTGAAGATAAATACTGGATTTGTACTCGAAGGATAATGAGCGCCTCTGATCTTGAAAATGAGCTTAAACAAGCTGGCTTCATGATTGAGCACAGTGAGATCCACGAAGATTCAGAAAGTGAGCATATGACGGATTTCAGAGCAATCTGCAGAAAGCCTGTGAGTGACTGA
- a CDS encoding radical SAM protein — MDPYIGCEHHCYYCYALNKAETDWTREIQIHKDIRTQLSNEIASIDTQPIYIGWNSDAYQPLEADSHQTRQALELLAERGFPVCVLTKSDLVLRDTDLFKRMSGSSVGISIAFKNDHDRKLFEDDTPSNRKRLDALKKLHEEGIETYSLVCPVMPFITDVGELISLVAPYSDTIWIYALSLDRHEDRNWQNIRQILQEHYPEMVKEYKEIAFNSDHAYWTRLRSEVQLLQQQTQSELRIEV, encoded by the coding sequence TTGGATCCTTATATCGGCTGTGAACATCACTGTTATTACTGTTACGCTCTCAACAAAGCTGAGACAGACTGGACCAGGGAAATACAGATACACAAGGATATTCGCACCCAGCTCAGTAATGAAATTGCATCCATTGATACTCAGCCCATTTACATAGGCTGGAATTCCGATGCTTATCAGCCTTTAGAGGCTGATTCCCATCAGACCAGACAAGCACTGGAATTACTTGCAGAACGCGGGTTTCCGGTTTGCGTGCTGACCAAGTCCGACCTTGTGTTAAGGGACACGGACTTATTCAAACGCATGTCCGGTTCATCGGTGGGAATCTCGATAGCATTTAAAAACGATCATGATCGGAAACTGTTCGAAGATGACACACCGTCCAATAGGAAAAGGCTTGATGCGCTCAAAAAGTTGCATGAGGAAGGTATTGAAACGTATTCACTGGTCTGCCCGGTGATGCCATTCATCACTGATGTGGGAGAGCTTATCAGCCTGGTTGCGCCGTATTCAGACACGATCTGGATTTACGCGTTAAGCCTGGATAGACACGAAGACCGCAATTGGCAGAACATACGGCAGATACTGCAGGAACATTATCCTGAGATGGTGAAGGAATACAAAGAGATCGCTTTCAATTCTGATCATGCCTATTGGACACGATTGAGGTCAGAAGTACAGTTGTTACAGCAGCAGACACAGTCAGAATTAAGAATTGAAGTGTGA
- a CDS encoding ATP-binding protein, producing MVNPFKYGGIVSSDSFCNRKKELEEFRRFVENSGKLFMYGERRIGKSSLLHNLIDSLNEGRFTVSYIDVWRCVDTSGFICECAKAFGSTGAQSPESLLQRAKSLFTGLVPALTVDDNGKPQLIFSTVHRKTEIPLLSEVLSAPGRIAESSPDKQVLVVFDEFQEIRSFNDDRIERVLRSEVQQHHNVAYIFCGSRKHMLRDMFLKSGSPLYRSASHYPIGCIAVEHWIPFIKERFLMKGISLKDSTIEDICSLTEGHPFYTQMICDILWDSCESGQEPDKNMLSEALRTVLDRESEGYSAIWESLPSNPRKMLLATAFENPLVQPFSGNIVSKYNFANPSSARNGLEYLVTHDLIECRDGTYYISDRFIALWLRRRFAGSYP from the coding sequence ATGGTCAATCCATTCAAATACGGCGGAATAGTAAGCAGTGATTCTTTCTGCAACAGGAAGAAGGAACTTGAAGAATTCAGACGGTTTGTTGAGAACTCAGGAAAACTCTTCATGTACGGTGAAAGACGTATTGGAAAATCTTCTCTACTGCATAATCTCATTGACAGCCTCAACGAAGGCAGATTCACTGTATCTTACATAGATGTATGGCGCTGTGTTGACACTTCGGGCTTTATCTGTGAATGCGCAAAGGCATTTGGGTCAACTGGTGCACAATCACCCGAAAGCCTGCTGCAGCGGGCAAAAAGTCTTTTCACCGGTCTTGTCCCTGCTCTTACTGTTGATGACAATGGAAAGCCTCAGCTTATCTTTTCAACTGTTCACAGAAAAACGGAAATCCCTCTTTTATCAGAGGTATTAAGCGCACCGGGGAGAATAGCTGAATCATCACCCGATAAGCAGGTTCTTGTGGTATTCGATGAATTTCAGGAAATCCGGAGCTTCAATGATGATCGGATAGAAAGAGTTCTGAGAAGCGAAGTCCAGCAGCATCATAATGTTGCATATATCTTCTGCGGAAGCAGGAAGCATATGCTGAGGGACATGTTCCTGAAGAGCGGAAGTCCCCTGTACAGAAGCGCATCTCATTATCCAATTGGCTGTATTGCGGTAGAACATTGGATTCCGTTCATCAAAGAACGATTCCTTATGAAGGGAATATCACTAAAAGACAGTACCATCGAAGATATCTGCTCACTGACGGAAGGGCATCCTTTCTATACACAGATGATATGTGATATCCTGTGGGATTCATGCGAATCGGGGCAGGAACCGGATAAGAATATGCTCTCTGAAGCGCTGCGGACAGTGCTTGACAGAGAATCTGAAGGTTACAGCGCAATATGGGAATCCCTGCCTTCCAATCCCAGGAAAATGCTTCTCGCGACCGCATTTGAAAACCCGCTCGTTCAGCCGTTCTCCGGGAACATTGTATCAAAATACAATTTTGCGAATCCATCGAGTGCCAGGAACGGTCTGGAATATCTTGTTACACATGATCTGATTGAATGCCGTGATGGAACATATTACATTTCCGACCGTTTTATCGCGCTCTGGCTCAGAAGAAGATTCGCCGGTTCCTATCCATGA
- a CDS encoding radical SAM protein, whose translation MNKLFSSNILSLIGHAGRVGHGKRSFTLFLLKYSRHFRKSTKIREYYGKKGIHVPPVLIFSITHSCNLRCRGCYARARTPVNGNSLDSGKIRDIITEARDLGVSIILIAGGEPLVQPDIIRIIGDFPSIVFPLFTNGTLVDDGILESFRKHRQIIPVISLEGPEIETDLRRGRGTFRSINALMKRMEERGLFFGASITLTKNNYGLLSDDDFIEDLVDAGCRIIFFIEYVPLEEGTENQCLTAEQQKRITPALAVLREKFTSLFIALPGEEEQYGGCLAAGRGFIHISSTGDLEPCPFAPYSDISLNDVTLKEGLKSVFLRTIRENHPMLTESMGGCALWENRNWVSSVLEKIRTGKEQEM comes from the coding sequence ATGAATAAACTGTTTTCAAGCAACATTCTCAGCCTGATAGGACATGCCGGCAGAGTCGGTCACGGCAAACGTTCTTTTACTCTCTTCCTGCTCAAATACAGCCGGCACTTCCGCAAATCGACAAAAATCAGGGAGTACTATGGAAAGAAAGGAATCCATGTTCCTCCCGTTCTTATTTTCAGCATTACACATTCATGTAACCTCAGGTGCAGGGGATGCTATGCCAGAGCCAGGACTCCGGTAAACGGGAACAGCCTTGATTCGGGGAAGATCAGGGATATAATAACCGAAGCCCGTGATCTGGGCGTCTCGATCATTCTCATTGCCGGAGGAGAACCGCTGGTTCAGCCTGATATAATCAGAATAATTGGTGATTTTCCATCGATAGTATTCCCTCTGTTCACCAATGGCACTCTCGTAGACGACGGAATCCTTGAATCTTTCCGGAAGCACAGGCAGATCATACCCGTCATCAGTCTAGAAGGTCCCGAGATTGAAACCGACCTCAGAAGAGGGCGGGGAACATTCAGATCGATCAATGCCCTGATGAAAAGAATGGAAGAGAGAGGATTGTTCTTCGGAGCATCGATAACACTCACGAAGAACAACTACGGGCTTTTGTCCGATGATGATTTCATAGAAGACCTTGTTGACGCTGGATGCAGGATCATCTTCTTCATTGAATATGTCCCTCTGGAAGAGGGCACAGAGAACCAGTGCCTGACCGCTGAGCAGCAGAAGAGAATTACACCTGCCCTTGCCGTTCTCAGGGAGAAATTCACTTCACTTTTCATTGCGCTTCCAGGTGAGGAGGAGCAGTACGGCGGCTGCCTTGCCGCCGGAAGAGGATTTATTCACATCAGCTCCACAGGAGATCTCGAGCCATGCCCCTTTGCTCCGTACTCGGACATCAGCCTCAATGATGTCACACTCAAAGAGGGGCTCAAATCCGTGTTTCTCCGTACGATAAGAGAGAACCATCCGATGCTGACCGAATCAATGGGTGGATGTGCGCTGTGGGAGAACAGAAACTGGGTTTCTTCTGTTCTGGAGAAGATCAGAACCGGCAAAGAACAGGAGATGTAA